One window from the genome of Oryza glaberrima chromosome 3, OglaRS2, whole genome shotgun sequence encodes:
- the LOC127765466 gene encoding chloride conductance regulatory protein ICln-like gives MAPGLQRFTDIAGDGGPRLDAASGEELLRMDRAASVALGRRAPEPPGTLFVTTRRVIWLSETEKGQGYAVDFLAITLHAVSRDLEAYPSPCIYTQIDAEDGSDEEAGGSDFEANGDLQLAKVSEMRIILSDPGQLDALFDVFCHCAELNPDPNAVRNEENGWSGGENLAEGGWIHGDEDMIDGNDLEAHMFFTNLIGQNGVRDLGRSVRELQIDDQRFEDAEEEDEIQENGH, from the exons ATGGCGCCAGGGCTCCAGCGCTTCACCGACATCGCCGGGGACGGCGGGCCCCGCCtcgacgccgcctccggcgaGGAGCTCCTCCGCATGgaccgcgccgcctccgtcgccctcggccgccgcgcgccggagCCCCCGGGTACCCTGTTCGTCACCACCAG gAGGGTGATTTGGCTTAGCGAGACGGAGAAGGGCCAAGGCTATGCGGTGGACTTCCTCGCCATCACGCTCCACGCTGTGTCGCGCGACCTGGAGGCGTACCCCTCCCCTTGCATCTACACGCAG ATTGACGCAGAAGATGGCTCTGATGAGGAGGCTGGTGGATCAGATTTCGAAGCAAATGGTGATCTGCAGCTAGCAAAAGTCTCTGAGATGCGCATTATACTTTCAGACCCTGGTCAAC TTGATGCACTTTTCGATGTCTTCTGCCATTGTGCTGAACTGAACCCTGATCCTAATGCTG TGCGCAATGAAGAGAATGGCTGGTCCGGTGGTGAAAATTTGGCTGAGGGTGGGTGGATTCATGGTGATGAAGACATGATTGATG GAAATGATCTTGAAGCCCACATGTTCTTTACGAACTTGATAGGCCAAAATGGTGTACGTGACCTTGGTCGTTCTGTACGTGAG CTTCAAATTGATGACCAGCGTTTCGAGGATgctgaggaagaagacgagatCCAAGAAAATGGACATTAG
- the LOC127765321 gene encoding 40S ribosomal protein S20-1-like, whose protein sequence is MAAAAVYGGMKGGKLGVEEAHELQLNRIRITLSSKNVKNLEKVCADLVKGAKDKQLRVKGPVRIPTKVLHITTRKSPCGEGTNTWDRFEFRIHKRVIDLISSPDVVKQITSITIEPGVEVEVTIADV, encoded by the exons atggcggcggcggcggtgtacgGCGGCATGAAGGGCGGGAAGCTGGGCGTCGAGGAGGCCCACGAGCTGCAGCTCAACCGCATCCGCATCACCCTCTCGTCCAAGAACGTCAAAAACCTCGAGAAAG TTTGTGCGGATCTAGTGAAGGGGGCCAAGGACAAGCAGCTTAGGGTAAAGGGGCCAGTTAGGATCCCCACCAAGGTGCTCCACATCACTACCCGCAAGTCTCCCTGTGGTGAAG GAACAAACACCTGGGATCGGTTTGAGTTCCGCATCCACAAGAGGGTGATTGACCTTATCAGCTCCCCTGATGTGGTGAAGCAGATCACCTCCATAACAATTGAACCTGGTGTTGAGGTTGAGGTGACAATAGCAGATGTGTAA
- the LOC127768873 gene encoding UDP-glucuronate 4-epimerase 3-like, whose protein sequence is MAPQLTGAPGTAGAAGGAASVKPQFHHFHHHRLATRHHHPSPTSLLSKLAFWSVCSLSLLLAFLLLSPSAAPAPRAAPDSPRRSLHTSSPSAAATWGGAAWEKKVRASARVRRANGRGLTVLVTGAAGFVGCHAAAALRRRGDGVLGLDNFNDYYDPALKRGRAALLARSGVYVVDGDIADAELLAKLFDVVPFTHVLHLAAQAGVRHALVDPMSYVRANVGGFVALLEAARMANPQPAIVWASSSSVYGLNSHVPFSEHDRTDRPASLYAATKKAGEEIAHAYNHIYGLSLTALRFFTVYGPWGRPDMAYFFFTRDILAGRPITVYESAGGGTHQTTISRDFTYIDDIVKGCVGALDTAGRSTGSGGKKRGPAPFRTYNLGNTSPVPVTQLVDLLEKLLKVKAVRKIIKMPRNGDVPYTHANISLAQRELGYRPSTDLQTGLKKFVRWYLEYYMPGFAGKQKQHGSSNSKSSRGRSGNTSSAR, encoded by the coding sequence ATGGCGCCGCAGCTGACCGGCGCGCCCggcacggcgggggcggcgggcggcgcggcgtccgTCAAGCCGCAGTTCCACCacttccaccaccaccgcctcgccacgcgccaccaccacccctcgCCGACCTCGCTCCTCTCCAAGCTCGCCTTCTGGTCCGTCTGCTCCCTCtcgctcctcctcgccttcctcctcctctccccctccgccgcgccggccccGCGGGCGGCGCCCGACTCCCCGCGCCGCTCCCTCCACACGTCctccccgtccgccgccgccacgtgggGCGGCGCCGCATGGGAGAAGAAGGTGCGGGCGTCCGCGCGCGTCAGGCGGGCCAACGGGCGGGGGCTCACCGTCCTCGTCACGGGCGCCGCGGGCTTCGTCGGCTgccacgcggccgccgccctccgccgccgcggcgacggcgtgcttGGGCTGGACAACTTCAACGACTACTACGACCCCGCCCTCAAGCGGGGCcgcgccgcgctcctcgcccGCTCGGGGGTCtacgtcgtcgacggcgacatcGCCGACGCGGAGCTCCTCGCCAAGCTGTTCGACGTCGTGCCGTTCACCCAcgtcctccacctcgccgctcAGGCGGGCGTTCGGCACGCGCTCGTTGACCCGATGTCCTACGTGCGCGCCAACGTCGGCGGGTTCGTGGCGCtgctcgaggcggcgcgcaTGGCGAATCCCCAGCCGGCGATCGTCtgggcgtcgtcgtcttcagtGTACGGGCTCAACTCCCATGTGCCTTTCTCCGAACATGACAGGACGGACCGACCCGCCTCTCTGTATGCAGCGACCAAGAAGGCCGGTGAGGAGATCGCTCATGCCTACAACCACATCTATGGGCTCTCGCTCACGGCGCTCCGTTTCTTCACCGTGTATGGGCCGTGGGGGCGCCCAGACATGGCATACTTCTTCTTCACCCGGGACATTCTTGCTGGTCGGCCAATCACCGTGTATGAAAGTGCAGGTGGAGGCACACACCAGACCACCATTTCCCGAGATTTCACCTATATTGATGACATTGTGAAGGGGTGTGTTGGGGCATTGGATACAGCCGGGCGTAGCACAGGCAGTGGAGGCAAGAAGCGAGGGCCGGCACCATTCAGGACATACAATTTGGGGAACACATCTCCTGTGCCGGTGACACAGCTGGTGGATTTACTGGAGAAGTTGCTCAAGGTGAAAGCGGTGAGGAAGATTATCAAGATGCCAAGGAATGGTGATGTGCCATATACACATGCTAACATCAGTCTTGCTCAGCGGGAGCTTGGGTACCGACCGTCAACTGATCTTCAAACAGGGCTTAAGAAGTTTGTGCGGTGGTATCTCGAGTACTACATGCCTGGGTTTGCTGGTAAGCAGAAGCAGCATGGCAGTAGCAACAGCAAGTCTTCACGAGGTCGGAGTGGCAACACAAGCAGTGCAAGATGA
- the LOC127768782 gene encoding peamaclein-like, whose protein sequence is MPEIAQLDSIYMPAEVSGSTNGGFYRPAGAEGSVSIEECPQKCDYRCSATKRQEPCLKYCNICCQKCLCVPSGTSGNKEECPCYNNLKSSQGNSKCP, encoded by the exons ATGCCAGAGATCGCTCAGCTAGACAGTATATATATGCCG GCTGAAGTTTCAGGGAGCACGAATGGAGGCTTTTACCGACCA GCTGGTGCAGAAGGCTCTGTCTCCATAGAAG AATGCCCACAGAAATGCGACTACCGTTGCTCGGCAACAAAGCGCCAGGAACCATGCCTCAAGTACTGCAATATCTGCTGCCAGAAATGCTTGTGCGTTCCATCCGGCACGTCCGGGAACAAGGAAGAGTGCCCATGCTACAACAATTTGAAGAGCAGCCAGGGCAATTCCAAGTGCCCATGA